A window from Brucella sp. BE17 encodes these proteins:
- a CDS encoding mitofilin family membrane protein, which translates to MAKSGTPRHSKPARNPVTINLDSSEVKRINEPDGSKTTPAAEPVGPIKTKDVGKDNGAEKVAGAEKSSGSSAKPPFTAGVKPEKEKPRVTDGGISSSMPPPPSSAQKSGIGASHLLAGIAGGVIALGGMALLQWAGVLPSSGGRVTPEQLSQVEKQIADLRDNPAPAPLDAESKTELAQLQKNVEAAEIKSEAAVGELTKLQQQIAASTSEGVAPAEIEALTGRLDALDKEFATARERVDQAASAVSGNDGALSALESKLVALEEKIGEASRQPDMAALIAANALKTAIDRGGSFKTELDTFASLAPQDNDVEVLRSFAEKGLPTVAELNSRFGDVANRIVATENKLPADAGVFDHLMASAKGLVAVRPVAGDVEGEGVGPTTARMEAALNKGDLERAIAEWEQLPADAKATSKEFADQLKARRDADAVIQRLVTQSLTPKAPADASGGAVAPAAN; encoded by the coding sequence ATGGCGAAATCCGGCACTCCGCGACATTCCAAACCGGCCCGCAATCCTGTGACGATCAATCTTGATTCGTCCGAAGTTAAGCGCATCAACGAGCCGGATGGTTCCAAAACGACGCCTGCCGCCGAGCCGGTTGGCCCTATCAAGACGAAGGATGTCGGCAAAGATAATGGCGCTGAAAAGGTGGCGGGCGCTGAAAAGTCGTCGGGTTCGTCTGCAAAGCCCCCCTTTACTGCGGGTGTGAAACCGGAAAAGGAAAAGCCGCGGGTAACGGATGGCGGAATATCTTCATCCATGCCACCACCTCCTTCCTCCGCGCAAAAATCTGGCATTGGTGCTTCCCATCTTCTGGCGGGTATTGCTGGCGGTGTGATTGCACTCGGCGGTATGGCCCTTTTGCAATGGGCAGGTGTGTTGCCGTCTTCGGGTGGGCGTGTAACGCCAGAACAATTGTCTCAGGTCGAAAAGCAGATTGCGGATTTGCGCGATAATCCTGCACCAGCACCGCTCGACGCTGAGAGCAAGACCGAACTTGCCCAGTTGCAGAAAAATGTCGAGGCGGCGGAAATCAAGTCCGAGGCTGCGGTTGGCGAACTCACAAAGCTTCAGCAACAAATCGCTGCGAGCACATCAGAAGGTGTCGCACCTGCCGAAATTGAAGCTTTGACCGGGCGTCTTGATGCCCTCGACAAGGAATTCGCAACGGCGCGAGAGCGCGTTGATCAGGCCGCCAGTGCGGTCTCCGGTAATGATGGTGCTCTTTCCGCACTGGAATCGAAACTTGTGGCACTGGAGGAAAAGATTGGTGAAGCGTCGCGCCAGCCGGACATGGCGGCGCTGATTGCCGCCAATGCGCTGAAGACGGCCATCGATCGCGGCGGATCGTTCAAGACGGAACTCGATACTTTCGCTTCGCTTGCGCCGCAGGACAACGACGTGGAGGTATTGCGTTCTTTCGCCGAAAAAGGTTTGCCAACGGTTGCGGAGTTGAATTCCCGGTTTGGAGATGTCGCCAACCGTATCGTTGCGACGGAAAACAAGCTGCCTGCTGATGCCGGTGTCTTTGATCATCTGATGGCTAGCGCCAAAGGGCTGGTCGCCGTGCGGCCCGTTGCAGGAGACGTAGAGGGGGAAGGTGTTGGTCCGACGACTGCGCGCATGGAAGCAGCACTCAACAAGGGTGATCTTGAGCGCGCGATAGCCGAATGGGAGCAGCTTCCCGCAGACGCCAAGGCGACATCGAAGGAGTTTGCCGATCAGCTGAAAGCGCGCCGCGATGCCGATGCCGTGATCCAGCGTCTTGTTACCCAGAGCCTCACGCCAAAAGCGCCGGCTGATGCGAGCGGAGGTGCTGTGGCACCTGCCGCCAACTGA
- a CDS encoding 1-acyl-sn-glycerol-3-phosphate acyltransferase has product MLLYLRSILFNAAFYICTLVQMIVYTPFYFLLPRKKAWIVPKLWARVNLGLQKYIAGTDHVIEGLENIPEGAYICAPKHQSAWDTYAFLPHLDDPVLILKRELMRIPLFGWYIAKMQMIPVDRGSRASALNSITKGAHKAISEGRQILIYPEGTRRSPGAPPQYKYGIVHLYAALDLPVLPIAHNAGLYWPRRKFLRYPGTIRSRILPPIPPGLEKEEFLRRLIETTETACDELLIAASRDANAPPLPASAIARLKELGVAYDP; this is encoded by the coding sequence ATGCTTCTTTATCTGCGTTCCATTCTCTTCAATGCGGCGTTTTACATCTGCACGCTTGTCCAGATGATCGTTTATACGCCATTTTATTTCCTCTTGCCGCGCAAGAAGGCGTGGATCGTGCCGAAGCTCTGGGCGAGGGTCAATCTCGGACTCCAGAAATACATCGCAGGGACAGACCATGTCATCGAGGGGCTCGAGAATATCCCCGAGGGCGCCTATATATGTGCGCCAAAACACCAGTCGGCGTGGGATACTTACGCATTCTTGCCGCATCTCGATGATCCAGTGTTGATCCTGAAACGCGAACTGATGCGCATTCCCCTGTTCGGCTGGTATATCGCAAAGATGCAGATGATACCCGTAGATCGTGGATCGCGTGCCAGTGCGCTCAATTCGATTACCAAAGGCGCGCATAAGGCGATCAGCGAAGGTCGCCAGATCCTTATATATCCTGAAGGAACGCGTCGCTCGCCCGGCGCTCCGCCGCAATATAAATACGGCATTGTCCATCTTTATGCGGCACTCGATCTTCCGGTTCTGCCGATTGCACATAATGCCGGGCTTTACTGGCCGCGCCGCAAGTTTCTGCGCTATCCGGGTACGATCCGCAGCCGTATCCTGCCGCCTATTCCGCCGGGACTGGAAAAGGAAGAATTCCTGCGCCGTCTGATTGAAACAACGGAGACAGCCTGCGACGAGCTGCTGATTGCCGCCAGCCGCGACGCCAATGCCCCCCCCCTGCCGGCGAGCGCCATTGCGCGCCTCAAAGAACTTGGTGTTGCTTACGATCCTTAA
- a CDS encoding uroporphyrinogen-III synthase — translation MRGGDREEVARQVLVTRPEPAASQTAVRLTRAGFTPLSLPLTRTVALPFSLPEMRFDALTVTSANAFRHIEPHVLQACLDLPLFAVGEGTADAARRAGFLQVSEGGGDAVRLAETIRKALPQGARLLYFAGHMRQPIFEERIKEAGLEMVVRDVYDIEMIDYTVPEIMQVLGDAVFDAVLLYSGVAAERFVDMMHKIEHPFDGQTRFLCISGRVAEKLPAKWQQRALVADHPDENGLFRLLAKV, via the coding sequence ATGCGTGGCGGGGATCGAGAGGAAGTTGCAAGACAGGTTTTGGTGACACGCCCGGAGCCAGCCGCTTCGCAAACCGCCGTCCGTTTGACCCGTGCCGGGTTTACGCCTCTATCGCTACCGCTCACCCGCACGGTCGCACTTCCCTTCTCCTTGCCTGAAATGCGTTTCGATGCGCTGACGGTCACCAGCGCCAACGCATTCCGGCATATCGAACCACACGTGCTGCAAGCTTGTCTTGATCTGCCGCTTTTTGCCGTGGGCGAAGGGACCGCGGATGCGGCGCGGCGCGCCGGGTTTTTACAGGTGAGCGAAGGGGGTGGCGATGCGGTGCGTCTTGCAGAAACCATCCGAAAAGCTTTACCGCAAGGCGCGCGGCTTCTTTATTTTGCCGGACACATGCGCCAACCGATTTTCGAGGAACGCATAAAAGAAGCTGGTCTCGAGATGGTGGTACGCGATGTCTATGATATCGAGATGATCGATTATACTGTGCCGGAGATCATGCAAGTCCTGGGGGATGCGGTTTTTGATGCAGTTCTGCTTTATTCTGGCGTGGCAGCTGAGCGCTTTGTCGATATGATGCACAAGATAGAGCATCCATTCGATGGACAAACCCGATTTTTGTGCATTTCCGGGCGCGTTGCTGAAAAACTTCCTGCGAAATGGCAGCAAAGAGCGCTTGTCGCAGACCACCCTGACGAGAATGGCCTTTTCAGGCTTCTTGCCAAAGTTTGA
- a CDS encoding MFS transporter, producing MSPSKDISAADRYAAFRHSAFKKYWGARFLSAFAVQIVSVSVGWQIYDQTRDAFNLGMVGLVQFLPALLLVLVTGATADRFGRRLVMGLSLVLEAIVTALLLALTVTGLFEPMTVFGALLIFGVARAFLGPSSASLVVNLVPTEDFANAVSWNSSAWQVATVVGPVAGGLLYGVSPEAAYSVATLFLAMGSVLIFSIPKPRQHTLTEERSLSSMLAGFRYIWKEKIVLGAISLDLFAVLLGGAVALLPIFARDILDLGPWGLGFLRAAPGIGAVLTALWLAGHPIHDHAGRIMFVFVGLFGLFNVIFGVSTLTWLSVTALALAGAADMISVYIRETLMQLWTPDNVRGRVNAVNMVFVGASNELGEFRAGLMAAAIGAAPAVIIGGVGSIAVAIAWAAMFPQLRKARHLQGRT from the coding sequence ATGTCCCCCTCCAAAGATATTTCTGCAGCGGATCGCTATGCCGCTTTCCGCCATTCCGCTTTCAAGAAATACTGGGGCGCACGCTTTCTCAGTGCCTTTGCCGTGCAGATCGTCAGCGTTTCGGTTGGCTGGCAGATTTACGACCAGACCCGCGACGCTTTTAATCTTGGTATGGTCGGGCTGGTACAGTTCCTGCCTGCGCTGCTGCTCGTTCTGGTAACCGGCGCGACTGCCGACCGTTTCGGGCGTCGGCTTGTCATGGGACTGTCGCTGGTTCTGGAAGCCATCGTAACCGCGCTATTGCTCGCCTTGACCGTGACCGGCCTGTTCGAACCGATGACAGTCTTTGGCGCTTTGCTGATTTTCGGCGTGGCTCGCGCCTTCCTAGGGCCATCCTCGGCATCGCTCGTCGTTAATCTGGTCCCGACCGAAGATTTTGCCAATGCCGTTTCATGGAATTCGTCAGCCTGGCAAGTCGCTACCGTCGTCGGGCCAGTCGCAGGTGGTTTGCTTTACGGGGTATCGCCTGAAGCAGCCTATAGTGTCGCCACGCTTTTTCTGGCTATGGGCTCTGTTCTCATCTTCTCAATCCCGAAGCCAAGACAGCATACGCTCACGGAAGAACGCTCGCTTTCCAGCATGCTCGCCGGTTTTCGCTATATCTGGAAAGAGAAGATCGTTCTGGGCGCCATATCGCTCGACTTATTTGCCGTATTGCTCGGTGGTGCCGTGGCGCTGCTTCCCATTTTTGCCCGCGATATTCTGGATCTCGGTCCGTGGGGCCTCGGCTTCTTGCGCGCTGCACCGGGAATAGGGGCGGTACTGACGGCGCTATGGCTTGCAGGTCATCCCATCCACGACCATGCCGGACGCATCATGTTCGTGTTCGTCGGCTTGTTTGGTTTGTTCAACGTCATATTCGGGGTTTCTACCCTGACCTGGCTGTCGGTAACAGCGCTGGCACTGGCAGGGGCTGCTGATATGATCAGCGTCTATATCCGTGAAACGCTGATGCAGCTCTGGACCCCGGATAATGTGCGCGGTCGCGTCAATGCTGTGAACATGGTTTTTGTCGGTGCTTCGAACGAACTGGGCGAATTCCGCGCCGGGTTGATGGCCGCAGCGATCGGAGCCGCACCCGCCGTCATCATCGGCGGCGTTGGCTCCATCGCGGTCGCAATCGCATGGGCGGCGATGTTCCCCCAATTGCGAAAAGCCCGCCACCTGCAAGGACGGACCTGA
- a CDS encoding TerB family tellurite resistance protein, whose amino-acid sequence MFDRLMEIFRELPGSGFRDRGEKFADDDPRLAAAALLLHLMNVDGESDESERLKLSSTLSLKYGVKGDALKQLLKAAELADQEATDLSSFTSVLKEKLDYQAQLDFVSLMWEIVCADGEARELETTVVWRIADLMGIRDTDRNAIELRAQQTNRSAPVF is encoded by the coding sequence ATGTTCGATCGTCTTATGGAAATTTTTCGGGAATTGCCCGGAAGCGGATTTCGGGATCGTGGCGAGAAATTTGCCGATGATGACCCTCGCCTTGCCGCTGCAGCCTTGCTTCTGCACCTCATGAATGTCGACGGTGAGAGCGATGAAAGCGAACGTCTGAAACTGTCCTCGACCCTTTCACTCAAATATGGCGTCAAGGGCGATGCGCTCAAGCAGCTGCTCAAGGCCGCAGAACTGGCGGATCAGGAAGCTACTGACCTTTCAAGTTTCACGTCGGTTCTAAAAGAAAAGCTCGACTATCAAGCCCAACTCGATTTCGTATCCCTGATGTGGGAAATCGTATGCGCGGACGGCGAGGCGCGAGAACTGGAAACCACGGTTGTGTGGCGTATTGCAGACCTCATGGGCATCCGCGACACGGATCGCAACGCTATCGAGCTGCGTGCGCAACAGACAAACCGTAGCGCTCCAGTTTTCTAA
- a CDS encoding ABC transporter permease, producing MTDLRNQWRRIQEDLKVRLDDFQDMVLVRVGKRRQRNRPSSIVPDGSVTGSALVIVIAIMTFLACLTMGGVTLVRASADAWQSQIAREATIQIRPVDGQDMEQALQQASEIARGFAGVKSTSIVDKGATARLLEPWLGTGLDIDELPVPRLVLVTIDENAPPDFETMRAELTRAIASASFDDHRTWVDRLVSMAHTTVLVGTAVLALVIAATVLTVIFATRGAMSGNSHIIEVLHFIGAEPRLVAREFEWHFFRTALKGALFGGAAAMLVFLIFSWWASYHMATPEGDQAAAMFGNFSIGGDGYLGAAAIIILVSVLTMLTSRLTVVRQLATIDGPGMGDGMGPK from the coding sequence ATGACTGACCTTCGTAATCAATGGCGCAGAATTCAGGAGGATCTGAAAGTCCGTCTTGATGATTTTCAGGATATGGTTCTGGTTCGGGTTGGCAAACGCCGGCAACGCAACCGGCCAAGCTCAATCGTGCCGGATGGAAGTGTTACGGGAAGCGCGCTGGTTATCGTCATTGCGATCATGACCTTCCTTGCCTGCCTCACCATGGGTGGCGTAACGCTGGTCCGCGCCTCGGCAGATGCATGGCAAAGCCAGATTGCGCGTGAGGCAACCATCCAGATCCGCCCTGTCGATGGACAGGATATGGAGCAGGCCTTGCAGCAGGCGAGTGAGATTGCGCGCGGTTTTGCGGGCGTCAAGAGCACGAGCATTGTCGACAAGGGTGCCACGGCTCGCCTTCTGGAGCCATGGCTTGGAACTGGTCTTGATATCGACGAACTGCCGGTGCCGCGCCTGGTCCTGGTGACGATCGATGAGAATGCACCACCTGATTTCGAAACCATGCGAGCGGAACTGACACGTGCCATCGCAAGCGCGAGCTTTGATGATCACCGCACCTGGGTGGACCGTTTGGTATCGATGGCTCATACTACGGTTCTGGTGGGAACCGCTGTGCTGGCGCTGGTCATCGCGGCCACCGTGCTGACTGTCATCTTCGCCACGCGAGGAGCTATGTCGGGAAACAGCCACATAATCGAGGTTCTGCATTTTATCGGCGCAGAACCAAGGCTGGTGGCGCGCGAATTTGAATGGCATTTCTTTCGCACAGCACTTAAAGGCGCGCTCTTCGGCGGTGCCGCCGCGATGCTGGTCTTCCTTATCTTCTCGTGGTGGGCGTCCTATCATATGGCGACCCCGGAGGGCGATCAGGCGGCTGCGATGTTTGGTAATTTCTCCATCGGGGGTGATGGTTATCTGGGTGCTGCGGCAATCATCATTCTGGTCAGCGTTCTTACAATGTTGACCAGTCGGCTGACTGTTGTACGCCAGCTCGCAACCATAGATGGCCCGGGGATGGGGGATGGGATGGGACCCAAATGA
- a CDS encoding YdcF family protein: MTVFLPIKLRALRIVTDFSSSRPNRVYHENGNNARFARIMNRGYGTGDNGVAEERILYGLQAGAIRRPRHAVVSPSSVLLVPCQFLWSLIMRILKRFQPVSIVLFVLLVTFVAGFVAFGEWVSRMAPPVSDAPADAIVVLTGGQARIQAAVDLLKLQRGKRLLISGVHPSTNEKMLQRATHAEPSLFDCCVDLDRSALNTAGNAEESERWIRSNDYSRVIVVTNNYHIPRSILEMSYRMKDVEFVPYPVVNGERRDQGWVAESDTLRVLFVEYVKYLGAIVRVGGAEIFGRNLSRNGDI, encoded by the coding sequence ATGACTGTTTTTTTGCCCATCAAGCTTCGCGCGTTGCGTATTGTAACAGATTTTTCGAGTTCTCGCCCTAATCGTGTCTATCATGAGAACGGTAATAACGCGCGATTCGCGCGTATTATGAACCGCGGATACGGGACAGGCGATAATGGCGTGGCTGAAGAGCGGATTTTATATGGCCTGCAGGCAGGTGCCATTCGGCGCCCCCGACATGCTGTGGTCTCGCCTTCCTCAGTGTTGCTTGTACCGTGTCAATTCCTGTGGTCATTGATCATGCGTATTCTCAAACGTTTTCAACCTGTTTCAATCGTGCTCTTCGTCCTGCTGGTGACGTTTGTTGCGGGGTTCGTGGCCTTTGGAGAATGGGTTTCGCGCATGGCACCGCCAGTAAGCGATGCACCCGCAGACGCAATTGTCGTTTTGACTGGCGGTCAGGCGCGTATTCAGGCGGCAGTCGATCTGCTGAAGTTGCAGCGCGGCAAGCGTCTGCTGATCAGCGGCGTTCATCCTTCGACCAATGAAAAAATGCTGCAGCGTGCGACCCATGCCGAGCCCAGCTTGTTCGACTGTTGTGTCGATCTCGACCGTTCGGCCCTTAATACGGCCGGTAATGCCGAGGAGAGCGAGCGCTGGATACGCAGCAATGATTACAGTCGAGTGATCGTGGTGACGAACAACTATCATATTCCGCGCAGCATTCTTGAAATGTCCTATCGCATGAAGGATGTTGAATTCGTGCCCTATCCTGTGGTGAACGGCGAACGCAGGGATCAGGGCTGGGTGGCGGAAAGCGACACGCTGCGCGTTCTCTTCGTGGAGTATGTGAAATATCTGGGCGCAATCGTTCGGGTTGGCGGTGCTGAAATTTTCGGTCGCAACCTATCGCGCAACGGCGATATCTGA
- the ftsE gene encoding cell division ATP-binding protein FtsE, translating to MGPEILRDVSFHIPPRSFQFLTGPSGAGKTSLMRLLFMALKPTRGLINVFGRDVARLDHKDIPLMRRRIGIVFQDFRLLDHMTTYENVALPLRVRGKEEATYRHEVEELLHWVGLGDRMRVLPPVLSGGEKQRAAIARALIDQPELLLADEPTGNVDPPLAKRLLRLFTELNRSGTAVIIATHDLSLMDQVNARRMILEHGRLDIYD from the coding sequence ATGGGGCCTGAAATCCTGCGGGATGTCAGTTTTCATATACCGCCGCGTTCGTTCCAATTCCTGACCGGTCCATCCGGCGCAGGCAAGACCTCGCTCATGCGTCTTCTTTTTATGGCGTTGAAGCCGACGCGGGGACTGATCAACGTCTTCGGTCGCGATGTTGCACGGCTTGATCACAAGGATATTCCGTTAATGCGCCGTCGTATCGGCATCGTGTTTCAGGACTTTCGCCTGCTCGATCATATGACGACTTATGAGAATGTCGCGCTTCCGCTGCGAGTGCGCGGCAAGGAAGAGGCAACTTATCGCCATGAGGTGGAAGAGCTTTTGCACTGGGTTGGCCTCGGCGATCGTATGCGGGTTCTGCCGCCGGTTCTTTCAGGTGGTGAAAAACAGCGTGCTGCTATTGCTCGCGCGCTGATCGATCAGCCCGAGCTGCTCCTGGCTGACGAGCCGACCGGCAATGTCGATCCGCCGCTTGCCAAGCGTCTGTTGCGCCTGTTCACGGAGCTGAACCGCTCCGGCACAGCCGTCATTATCGCAACGCATGACCTTTCCCTCATGGATCAGGTCAATGCGCGGCGCATGATTCTGGAGCACGGGCGGCTCGATATCTATGACTGA
- the aqpZ gene encoding aquaporin Z: MLNKLSAEFFGTFWLVFGGCGSAVLAAAFPDLGIGFVGVSLAFGLTVLTMAYAVGGISGGHFNPAVSLGLLIGGRFPAKDLIPYWIAQVLGAIAAAAVLYLIASGKTGFTAGGFASNGYGELSPSAVDGVGGYSLTAALLIEVVLTAFFIIIILGSTSSSAPAGFAPIAIGLGLTLIHLVSIPVTNTSVNPARSTGVALFAETAALSQVWLFWVAPLIGAAIGAVIWKGLLGKD, encoded by the coding sequence ATGTTGAACAAACTATCTGCTGAGTTTTTCGGCACTTTCTGGCTCGTGTTTGGCGGCTGCGGCAGCGCTGTCCTTGCGGCCGCATTTCCTGATCTTGGCATCGGTTTCGTTGGTGTGTCCCTGGCCTTTGGTCTCACAGTCCTGACCATGGCCTATGCTGTCGGCGGCATTTCCGGTGGACATTTTAATCCAGCGGTTTCGTTGGGTCTTCTCATCGGTGGTCGCTTTCCGGCAAAGGATTTGATCCCTTATTGGATTGCTCAGGTCCTCGGCGCCATTGCCGCAGCCGCCGTCCTCTACCTGATCGCCTCGGGCAAGACAGGCTTCACGGCTGGGGGCTTTGCGTCGAACGGTTATGGCGAATTGTCGCCCAGTGCTGTAGATGGTGTTGGCGGTTATAGCCTGACAGCAGCCTTGCTGATCGAAGTTGTTCTGACGGCTTTCTTCATCATCATCATTCTGGGATCGACGTCTTCGAGCGCTCCGGCTGGCTTTGCACCAATCGCCATTGGTCTTGGCCTTACGCTGATCCATCTCGTCTCCATCCCGGTCACCAACACCTCGGTCAATCCGGCCCGCTCCACCGGCGTGGCGCTTTTCGCGGAAACGGCAGCACTGAGCCAGGTATGGCTGTTCTGGGTTGCTCCACTGATCGGCGCAGCAATTGGCGCAGTCATCTGGAAGGGTCTACTCGGAAAAGACTGA
- the ppa gene encoding inorganic diphosphatase — MNIDAISIGSNPPEDVNVIIEVPVGGQPIKYEMDKGAGALIVDRFLYTPMTYPGNYGFVPHTLSEDGDPIDVLVCNTRPLIPGCVINVRPIGVLVMEDNSGKDEKIIAVPSPHLTQRYEKVHDYSDLPEITLKQIAHFFEHYKDLEPGKWVKIGDWGDEDYARKFIVEAIERAKGK; from the coding sequence ATGAATATTGATGCCATTTCCATCGGATCCAATCCGCCTGAAGACGTCAACGTTATTATCGAAGTGCCAGTTGGCGGACAGCCGATCAAGTACGAGATGGACAAGGGTGCCGGCGCACTGATCGTCGATCGCTTCCTCTACACGCCGATGACCTATCCGGGCAATTACGGCTTTGTCCCGCATACGCTTTCGGAAGATGGCGATCCGATTGATGTGCTGGTTTGCAATACGCGTCCACTGATCCCGGGTTGCGTGATCAATGTTCGCCCGATTGGCGTTCTGGTCATGGAAGACAATTCCGGCAAGGACGAGAAGATCATTGCCGTTCCGTCACCGCATCTGACGCAGCGTTATGAAAAGGTCCATGATTATTCGGATCTTCCGGAAATCACCCTCAAGCAGATTGCGCATTTCTTCGAGCACTACAAGGATCTGGAGCCCGGCAAGTGGGTCAAGATCGGCGACTGGGGTGATGAAGATTACGCGCGCAAGTTCATCGTGGAAGCGATTGAACGCGCCAAGGGTAAGTAA
- a CDS encoding heme biosynthesis protein HemY yields MLRVLFYLALTAALGFGFAWLADRPGEIDVVFSGNHYNVPLITAAAGVVALVAAVMLLWWLVRSLIQSPHLLRRHFRARKRDRGYQSLSTGLIAAGAGDAEAARRMTQQAGKLLNSDQEPLIKLLEAQTAMLEGRDADARKGFEAMLEDPETRLLGLRGLYIEAQRVGALEAARHYASQAASQAPQLEWASSAVMGQLCADGDWEGALKLVDARKQVLSHGKEVAKKERAALLTAKAMATLNVDHAHAKVDALAANKLAPDLVPAAVVAAQALFADGEVRKGSKVLEAAWKRFPHPDIASTYIHARAGDTAPDRLKRARHLVSLRANTVEGSMALARAAYDAGDWRLARDNAQQALRARQSEGAYLLLADIEEAETGNQGKVREWLAQAVKAPRDPAWTADGYVSERWSPVSPVTGRLNSFEWKVPVVELAPAIEPEQPEIRGPEAAQKTVVPVLVGTEKEEEPVWDTPAKSALQPDTIEAEIAVPQAEPVKLAKPVEEKKPDDHQPQPVPDAFALHDDEEQQGHPHLIVDDPGVERQETSKKVQGGLRLF; encoded by the coding sequence ATGCTGCGTGTTCTGTTTTATCTGGCTCTCACTGCGGCTCTTGGTTTCGGTTTTGCGTGGTTGGCTGATCGTCCCGGAGAAATCGACGTCGTCTTCTCCGGCAATCATTACAATGTGCCGCTGATCACCGCTGCGGCCGGTGTCGTCGCCCTCGTGGCAGCGGTCATGCTCCTTTGGTGGCTGGTCAGAAGCCTTATCCAGTCGCCTCATCTTTTGCGCCGTCATTTTCGGGCGCGCAAACGTGACCGAGGCTACCAGTCGTTGTCGACAGGGCTGATTGCGGCTGGTGCCGGTGACGCCGAAGCCGCACGTCGTATGACGCAGCAGGCTGGAAAATTGCTCAATTCCGACCAGGAGCCGCTTATCAAGCTTCTCGAAGCACAAACAGCGATGCTGGAAGGCCGTGACGCTGATGCCCGCAAAGGGTTTGAGGCGATGCTGGAAGACCCGGAAACGAGGCTTCTGGGATTGCGCGGCCTTTATATCGAAGCCCAGCGCGTAGGCGCGCTGGAAGCGGCGCGCCATTATGCCTCCCAGGCTGCAAGTCAGGCACCACAACTCGAATGGGCTTCATCTGCGGTCATGGGACAGCTATGCGCTGATGGCGACTGGGAAGGGGCGCTCAAGCTTGTGGATGCACGCAAGCAGGTTCTCTCCCATGGCAAGGAAGTGGCTAAAAAGGAGCGTGCCGCTCTTCTGACGGCAAAGGCTATGGCAACGCTGAATGTCGATCATGCGCATGCAAAGGTGGACGCGCTGGCGGCAAACAAGCTTGCACCCGATCTCGTGCCTGCGGCTGTGGTGGCTGCTCAGGCGCTTTTCGCGGATGGTGAAGTGCGCAAGGGTTCGAAGGTATTGGAAGCGGCGTGGAAACGTTTTCCGCATCCGGATATCGCTTCAACCTATATTCACGCCCGTGCCGGCGACACGGCACCGGATCGTTTGAAACGCGCACGGCATCTGGTTTCGCTGCGCGCCAATACCGTAGAAGGCAGCATGGCATTGGCGCGTGCGGCCTATGATGCTGGCGATTGGCGATTGGCACGAGACAATGCCCAACAGGCATTGCGCGCGCGCCAAAGCGAAGGCGCGTATCTGCTGCTTGCCGATATCGAGGAAGCCGAAACCGGTAATCAGGGTAAAGTGCGGGAATGGCTGGCGCAGGCGGTCAAAGCACCTCGCGATCCGGCCTGGACCGCGGATGGTTATGTTTCAGAGCGCTGGTCTCCGGTTTCGCCGGTGACTGGTCGGTTGAACAGTTTCGAGTGGAAGGTGCCGGTTGTCGAACTTGCTCCGGCAATCGAACCTGAACAGCCAGAAATCAGGGGACCGGAGGCAGCTCAAAAGACTGTGGTTCCTGTTCTGGTGGGCACAGAAAAGGAAGAAGAACCTGTTTGGGACACACCCGCCAAGTCTGCGCTTCAACCTGATACCATAGAGGCGGAAATCGCTGTTCCTCAGGCGGAGCCGGTTAAGCTTGCGAAGCCTGTCGAAGAAAAAAAACCGGACGACCATCAGCCGCAACCCGTGCCGGATGCTTTCGCTCTCCACGATGACGAAGAACAACAAGGGCATCCTCATCTTATTGTCGATGATCCTGGTGTGGAGAGGCAAGAAACATCGAAGAAGGTACAGGGAGGCTTGCGGCTTTTTTAA